In the genome of Magnolia sinica isolate HGM2019 chromosome 2, MsV1, whole genome shotgun sequence, one region contains:
- the LOC131233432 gene encoding DIS3-like exonuclease 2 isoform X2, whose product MKGMVEQQQQKVVVERAEEGDKEKKKKRRSHRRSKQTPPVSGCSSVDGICGHAPAWLGNGSSLQSVMLPAESSTSKKNEAEVNASDEQGPGRASNVLFTSLPTMHITGCLASAEPSNMRDWHPSPSDMERDFLAVSSKSCPGPISYEKMSYNPPDKGFLSCHKHEEYLDTLQKKYFVPHWSVEAVNEAIEKGDVFRALFRVNAHNRLEAYCAIDGVPTDILISGVSAQNRAIEGDIVAVMLDPVAYWTRLKGSAGRSPSSVPIDDSNVLPEVMDAVGDDCKENGKMGADCEYPVCSDGLLPLDGGYNHHEKNFFTEAVHSVTETGPKNSSYGPYGSNGHLSFVSNPPNGGYASERGEAVSALGKLCTLVSSFPSKRPTGRVLAVIERSPRRDAVIGFLGVKQWLAYKEGYKKDPRGQWPKNPKNPILFSAREYIQLAPTDPRFPKMMVSVRSLPEFIQERLKKGDATVEMELVAAQIHDWKEESFLPQARVIHIFGKGGEIEPQIAAILFENAIYSANFSPESLACLPNVPWQIPEEELARRKDLRNLCTLSIDPSTATDIDDALSVERVSDDIFRVGVHIADASYFLLPDSALDVEAQFRCTSVYLLRHKIPMLPSLLSENLGSLIPGVDRLAFSIIWDINLAGDIIDHWIGHTVIRSCCRLSYEHAQGIIEGVDVEKLTTAGHGCPELHGQFEWFDVIKSVKLLHQISKMLKENRFKDGALWLDNSKLVFLFDESGMPYESILCERKDSNFLVEEFMLLANTTVAEVISRAFPDSALLRRHPEPNLRKLKDFEAFCSKHGFELDTSSSGQLHLSLQKIREKLKSDPVLFDILISYASRPMQLAAYFCTGDLSDRETEWGHYSLAVPFYTHFTSPLRRYPDIVVHRTLAAVIEAENVYLQQKRTLNGANRGSAILAPGYEIAGRCFTGLRFDKDALESKEGREALSAAAVMHNVPGTAVLAEVAARCNVRKLASKHAEEAGDKLYLWALLKKKEASAMAPGYFNTVKHRCHGEASMLCVSSASA is encoded by the exons GTTGTAGTTCGGTCGATGGAATATGTGGGCATGCACCAGCATGGTTGGGAAATGGTAGCAGTTTGCAGTCTGTGATGCTTCCTGCAGAATCTTCTACTTCaaagaaaaatgaggcagagGTGAATGCATCAGATGAACAGGGCCCGGGTAGAGCATCTAATGTTCTTTTCACGTCTCTGCCAACTATGCATATTACTGGTTGCTTAGCATCAGCAGAACCGAGTAATATGCGGGATTGGCATCCTTCTCCATCCGACATGGAACGCGATTTTTTAGCAGTGAGTTCCAAATCATGTCCGGGCCCGATCTCTTATGAAAAGATGAGCTATAACCCTCCAGATAAGGGATTCCTTTCTTGTCATAAGCATGAAGAGTATCTTGACACATTGCAGAAAAAGTATTTTGTTCCTCACTGGTCAGTTGAGGCTGTTAACGAGGCAATAGAG AAAGGTGAtgtttttagagcattatttcgTGTCAATGCTCACAACCGTCTCGAG GCATATTGTGCTATTGATGGGGTGCCCACCGATATTCTTATCAGTGGAGTTTCTGCTCAGAATAGAGCA ATAGAAGGAGACATTGTGGCAGTTATGTTGGATCCTGTGGCCTACTGGACCAGACTAAAAGGATCAGCTGGCCGTTCTCCCAGTTCTGTACCAATTGATGATTCTAATGTGCTCCCTGAAGTCATGGATGCGGTTGGTGATGATTGCAAAGAAAATGGCAAAATGGGTGCTGACTGTGAGTACCCTGTCTGCAGTGACGGCTTGCTCCCTTTGGATGGGGGTTATAATCATCATGAGAAAAACTTCTTCACTGAAGCTGTCCATTCCGTTACGGAAACTGGACCTAAGAATTCTAGTTATGGGCCTTATGGCTCTAATGGACATCTATCCTTTGTTTCAAATCCTCCAAATGGAGGATATGCATCCGAGCGGGGCGAAGCTGTGAGCGCATTGGGGAAATTATGCACCCTCGTAAGTTCATTCCCATCAAAACGGCCAACTGGCAGGGTTTTGGCTGTTATTGAAAGGTCACCTAGGCGTGATGCTGTCATTGGTTTTCTTGGTGTTAAGCAATGGCTTGCTTACAAGGAAGGGTATAAAAAAGATCCTAGAGGACAGTGGCCTAAAAACCCCAAGAATCCCATTTTATTTTCTGCTAGGGAATACATCCAGTTGGCACCCACTGATCCAAGATTTCCAAAAATGATGGTCTCTGTGAGAAGCTTGCCAGAGTTTATTCAGGAAAGGTTGAAGAAGGGAGATGCAACGGTTGAAATGGAATTAGTAGCAGCACAGATCCATGATTGGAAGGAAGAAAGTTTTCTTCCACAAGCCCGTGTCATTCATATTTTTGGAAAGGGTGGAGAAATTGAACCCCAGATAGCTGCAATTTTATTTGAGAATGCAATTTACAGTGCTAATTTTTCTCCTGAATCACTTGCCTGTCTTCCAAATGTTCCATGGCAAATACCCGAGGAGGAGTTGGCAAGGCGAAAAGATCTCAGAAATCTTTGTACATTGTCCATTGACCCTTCTACTGCCACTGATATTGATGACGCTTTATCTGTTGAGAGAGTATCTGATGATATTTTCAGAGTTGGTGTCCACATTGCGGATGCATCATATTTTCTTCTGCCAGACTCAGCTTTAGATGTAGAAGCTCAATTCAGATGTACGAGTGTTTATCTCTTACGGCATAAAATACCCATGTTGCCATCCCTGCTTTCAGAGAACTTGGGCTCGCTTATTCCTGGGGTAGATAGGCTTGCCTTCTCTATTATCTGGGATATCAACCTTGCTGGGGACATAATTGATCACTGGATTGGCCATACCGTGATCCGTTCATGTTGCAGGCTGTCATACGAGCATGCCCAGGGCATTATTGAGGGAGTGGATGTTGAGAAGCTGACTACTGCTGGACATGGGTGTCCTGAGTTGCATGGACAGTTTGAATGGTTTGATGTCATTAAGTCTGTTAAACTCCTTCATCAAATTTCTAAGATGTTGAAGGAAAATAGATTCAAAGATGGGGCCCTTTGGTTGGATAACTCGAAGCTTGTTTTTTTGTTTGATGAGTCTGGAATGCCATATGAGAGCATTCTCTGCGAGAGGAAGGATTCAAATTTTCTTGTTGAGGAATTTATGCTTTTGGCAAATACGACAGTAGCAGAAGTTATATCTAGAGCTTTTCCAGATTCTGCCTTATTGCGCAGGCATCCAGAACCTAATCTACGGAAGCTTAAAGATTTCGAAGCATTTTGCAGCAAACATGGTTTTGAATTAGACACTTCTTCTTCTGGCCAGCTTCACCTTTCATTGCAGAAGATAAGGGAAAAGCTCAAGAGTGATCCTGTATTGTTTGATATTCTTATTTCATATGCTTCGAGGCCCATGCAATTAGCTGCATACTTCTGCACTGGTGATCTTAGTGACAGGGAGACTGAATGGGGGCATTATTCATTGGCAGTTCCTTTCTACACTCATTTCACTTCACCATTACGTAGGTATCCTGATATTGTTGTGCATCGGACATTGGCTGCAGTCATCGAAGCTGAAAACGTGTATTTGCAGCAAAAAAGGACACTGAATGGAGCAAATAGGGGGAGTGCAATCCTTGCCCCTGGGTATGAGATCGCAGGCAGGTGTTTCACTGGTCTTCGCTTTGATAAGGATGCATTGGAGTCCAAAGAAGGTAGGGAAGCGTTATCTGCTGCTGCTGTAATGCATAATGTTCCTGGTACTGCAGTACTTGCAGAAGTTGCTGCTCGCTGCAATGTGCGGAAGCTGGCCAGCAAACACGCTGAGGAGGCTGGTGATAAACTCTACCTATGGGCACTGCTGAAGAAGAAAGAG